From a single Cyclobacterium marinum DSM 745 genomic region:
- a CDS encoding glutamine synthetase III family protein has protein sequence MATLRQKALMKVQGRSKVNAVAPSLKISDYFGSHVFGLKEMQETLASPVFKKVKTAIEKGTKIDMSTADEIATAVKGWAMSKGATHYTHWFQPLTGSTAEKHDTFFDAMSGMERFKGSTLVQQEPDASSFPNGGIRTTFEARGYTAWDPSSPIFIFDQTLCIPTIFVSYTGEALDFKTPLIRSTEAINSAAVEICQLFDRNVKKVNPSLGVEQEYFVVDRALYATRPDLVMAGRSVFGHNPARGQQLDDHYFGSIPSRVKEYMKDFEIEALKLGIPVSTRHNEVAPGQFEVAPLFEDINKATDHNLLLMEVMEKVAEKHGLKVLFHEKPFAGLNGSGKHNNWSLITDTGVNLFQPSNSARENLQFLCFLVATIKAVYENADLLRASIASAGNDFRLGANEAPPAIISIFLGSTLTGILDELEKNGNLKIEKGDNMYMKLGISKIPEIILDNTDRNRTSPFAFTGNKFEFRAVGSTANPAGPMTALNVIVADVLQEMKKDIDKEISNGKEKKLAIVNVLRKYIKDSKKVRFEGDGYSDEWANEAEKRGLSNLKSTAEALDVLISKKVTDLYGKHKVLNERELHARHEIRLENYIMKVQIESRVMGDLALNHIIPTAILYQNKLITNANGLKGLGLDNSAAIETIEEISRHIESLKSDVGNMIEARKRVNKEEDIAVKAKLYSSDVKDTFFDKIRYAVDKLELLVDDESWPLVKYREMLFLK, from the coding sequence ATGGCAACATTAAGACAAAAAGCGTTAATGAAAGTGCAAGGCAGATCTAAGGTCAATGCAGTAGCACCTTCTTTAAAAATTTCTGATTATTTCGGATCTCATGTATTTGGCTTAAAAGAAATGCAGGAAACCTTAGCAAGTCCTGTGTTTAAAAAAGTCAAAACCGCGATTGAAAAAGGAACAAAAATTGATATGTCCACTGCAGATGAAATCGCTACTGCAGTTAAAGGATGGGCCATGTCTAAAGGAGCAACGCACTATACGCACTGGTTTCAACCATTAACGGGATCAACTGCGGAGAAGCATGATACTTTTTTCGACGCAATGTCTGGAATGGAGAGATTCAAAGGCAGTACTTTGGTTCAGCAAGAGCCTGATGCTTCCTCTTTTCCAAATGGTGGGATAAGAACGACTTTTGAAGCACGTGGTTATACAGCTTGGGATCCAAGTTCCCCGATCTTCATATTCGATCAAACCCTTTGCATCCCTACTATATTTGTTTCTTACACAGGTGAAGCCCTGGATTTTAAGACGCCTCTTATCAGGTCTACAGAAGCCATCAACTCAGCAGCTGTAGAAATTTGTCAGCTTTTTGACAGAAATGTCAAAAAAGTAAACCCTTCGCTAGGTGTAGAACAAGAATATTTTGTTGTAGACAGAGCGCTATATGCAACACGTCCGGATCTTGTAATGGCGGGAAGATCAGTTTTTGGTCACAACCCTGCAAGAGGTCAGCAATTAGATGATCATTACTTCGGTTCTATTCCTTCAAGAGTTAAGGAATACATGAAAGACTTTGAAATTGAGGCGTTGAAATTAGGTATTCCTGTTTCTACTCGTCACAATGAAGTAGCTCCTGGACAGTTTGAAGTAGCACCTTTATTTGAAGATATCAATAAAGCGACTGACCATAACCTCCTACTAATGGAAGTAATGGAAAAAGTAGCTGAAAAGCACGGTCTTAAAGTTCTTTTCCATGAGAAACCATTTGCAGGATTGAATGGTAGTGGAAAGCACAACAACTGGTCTTTGATTACTGATACAGGTGTTAACCTTTTCCAACCTAGTAACTCTGCTAGAGAAAATCTTCAGTTCTTATGCTTTTTAGTAGCAACGATCAAAGCTGTATATGAAAATGCTGATTTGCTAAGAGCAAGTATTGCATCCGCAGGAAATGATTTTAGGTTAGGTGCCAATGAAGCTCCTCCTGCTATAATATCTATTTTCTTAGGAAGTACTCTTACCGGTATTCTTGATGAATTAGAGAAAAATGGTAACCTGAAAATTGAAAAAGGAGATAATATGTACATGAAATTAGGAATTTCTAAGATTCCTGAAATCATTCTTGACAATACAGATAGAAACAGAACCTCTCCATTTGCTTTCACAGGTAACAAATTTGAATTTAGGGCTGTTGGTTCAACTGCAAACCCTGCAGGACCAATGACAGCTTTGAATGTGATTGTTGCTGATGTGCTTCAGGAGATGAAGAAAGATATAGATAAGGAAATTAGTAATGGTAAAGAAAAGAAACTTGCCATTGTTAATGTTCTTAGAAAATACATTAAGGATAGCAAGAAAGTACGTTTCGAAGGTGATGGTTATTCTGACGAATGGGCCAATGAAGCGGAGAAAAGAGGACTTTCTAACCTTAAGAGTACAGCTGAAGCACTTGATGTGTTAATCTCTAAAAAGGTTACTGACCTATATGGCAAGCATAAGGTGTTGAATGAAAGAGAATTGCATGCTAGACATGAGATTCGCTTGGAAAACTATATAATGAAAGTTCAAATTGAATCTCGTGTGATGGGAGATTTGGCTTTGAACCACATTATTCCAACAGCTATCCTTTACCAAAACAAGTTGATTACCAATGCCAATGGTTTGAAAGGCTTAGGGTTGGATAATTCTGCTGCCATAGAGACAATTGAGGAAATATCTAGACATATTGAATCCCTTAAGTCTGATGTTGGTAATATGATTGAAGCAAGGAAAAGGGTAAATAAAGAAGAAGATATCGCTGTAAAAGCGAAACTTTATAGCTCTGATGTAAAAGATACTTTCTTTGATAAAATAAGATATGCTGTTGATAAGCTTGAATTGTTAGTGGATGATGAATCATGGCCACTAGTGAAATACAGAGAAATGTTGTTTCTAAAATAA
- the mtaB gene encoding tRNA (N(6)-L-threonylcarbamoyladenosine(37)-C(2))-methylthiotransferase MtaB, producing MKKVAFYTLGCKLNYAETSTISRMFEKKGYLKVGFEESPDIFIINTCSVTENADKKCKKIVKEAKKISPNGFIAIIGCYAQLKPQEIAGIPGVDAVLGAAEKFRLIELLDDFSAGQEAKIYASSIAKADEFNNAYSIHDRTRTFLKVQDGCNYGCAFCTIPLARGKSRSDTISNIVAAANEIAVTAVKEIVITGVNIGDYGIQNGKRKEKFIDLIQALDQVSGIDRFRISSIEPNLLTNEAITFVSQSKHFVPHFHVPLQSGSNTILRKMGRRYLRELYEDRVSKIKGLMPHCCIGVDVIVGFPGETEELFLETYEFLKELPISYLHVFTYSERANTRAAEMEDEVPMKTRNKRSKMLRILSEKKKRAFYEENIGKTYTVLFEGDVEDGKMFGFTENYIRVSAKYDPLLINELKKVTLIGINEKGSVDVLEPEIEEIHH from the coding sequence TTGAAAAAAGTAGCATTCTATACCCTCGGTTGCAAATTAAATTATGCAGAAACTTCCACAATCAGCCGTATGTTTGAAAAAAAGGGCTATTTGAAGGTTGGCTTTGAAGAATCACCCGATATTTTTATCATCAACACTTGTTCGGTAACTGAAAATGCTGACAAAAAGTGTAAGAAGATTGTGAAGGAAGCGAAGAAAATATCTCCCAATGGCTTTATAGCCATTATAGGGTGCTATGCTCAACTTAAACCTCAAGAAATCGCCGGCATACCCGGGGTGGATGCCGTTTTAGGTGCAGCAGAAAAGTTTAGATTAATAGAATTACTTGATGATTTCTCTGCCGGACAGGAAGCCAAAATATACGCTTCTTCTATAGCAAAGGCTGATGAATTTAATAATGCCTACAGCATACATGACCGAACAAGGACTTTCTTAAAAGTACAAGATGGATGTAATTACGGTTGCGCTTTTTGCACCATTCCATTGGCTAGGGGGAAAAGCCGAAGCGATACCATTTCCAATATTGTAGCAGCAGCCAATGAAATTGCGGTGACAGCTGTTAAAGAAATCGTAATTACAGGAGTTAATATTGGGGATTATGGTATTCAGAATGGAAAAAGAAAGGAAAAATTCATAGACCTTATTCAGGCTTTAGATCAGGTATCCGGAATTGATAGATTTAGAATATCCTCCATAGAACCAAATCTTCTGACCAATGAAGCGATAACCTTCGTGTCTCAATCCAAACATTTTGTTCCCCACTTTCATGTCCCTCTACAATCCGGAAGCAACACCATTTTAAGAAAAATGGGAAGAAGGTATTTAAGGGAATTGTATGAAGATCGAGTAAGTAAAATCAAAGGGCTAATGCCTCATTGCTGCATCGGAGTAGATGTCATTGTAGGTTTTCCCGGAGAAACTGAAGAATTATTCCTTGAAACGTATGAATTCCTAAAGGAGCTACCCATTTCATACCTACATGTATTTACCTATTCAGAGCGGGCCAATACAAGAGCCGCAGAAATGGAGGATGAAGTCCCTATGAAAACAAGAAATAAAAGGTCTAAAATGTTAAGAATTCTTTCTGAAAAGAAAAAAAGGGCTTTTTATGAAGAGAATATCGGTAAAACCTATACTGTATTATTTGAAGGTGATGTAGAAGACGGTAAAATGTTTGGCTTCACAGAAAACTATATTAGGGTAAGTGCTAAATATGATCCGCTTTTAATCAATGAACTTAAAAAAGTGACTTTAATCGGCATCAATGAGAAGGGAAGTGTGGATGTATTGGAACCTGAAATTGAAGAAATTCACCATTAG
- a CDS encoding DUF3857 domain-containing protein codes for MTFLKYTIGLFILFISPNLLFSQELRFGKYNEAEFIYSEVEFEPEADAVVLQESSYNIFLGVTLESKIHRRIKVLKESGKEQANVILKYYKGDDRIQDIYKLKAQTVNFVNEEIQIEKLSKSDFYEVDAGNGWREIRFTFPQVQVGSIIDFTYVKADKSILSIDGWVFQNEIPTLKSIYDITFPEFIWYKSLKQGIKTISHDFKTKTKDNYRWELDSLKGFTAEPYMTHYRDYLEKVSFQLEGYEYRELDSFGMDLNQYKSLFDSWQDLTDFFADRLEFKSYLSPKKKTQQITGLESEGTDTLKLAMDIYEHVSDEYHYSGMSAIVPSKDFSETIESKNGNRAEINLSLLAHLRNYGIIAYPVLISSKGNGRSNLVPFPFVDQFNQLIVVTSIANKVYYLDATDSSIPFGFLPSQFLVNQGFLMLEENSGLIDIQTHHSSGYFVFDNIHIEDEVSLKRETAVKAMGFDGVYNADLFNAENNSSDALREKLMTNEQGNLNPVFTFEKIPNTNQTLIKYTTSKEIDKTQNLYINPFQLLRWEPNPFVRSSRTFPIDFGYLFTDRYGAKIEIPAGYTLDDYPENVAMTLPSGAISFSYKVNIINETAIINSVITVSNQLIGPEEYPDLKYLIDIISSKFKEPLVLVKNQTLAPESNSAE; via the coding sequence ATGACTTTTTTAAAATACACTATAGGATTATTTATACTATTCATATCCCCAAATTTATTATTCTCACAAGAATTGCGCTTTGGTAAATACAATGAAGCTGAATTTATATATAGTGAGGTAGAGTTTGAACCGGAAGCAGATGCAGTAGTTTTGCAAGAATCCAGTTACAATATATTTTTAGGAGTTACATTGGAAAGCAAAATACACAGGCGAATAAAAGTTTTAAAGGAAAGCGGGAAGGAACAGGCAAATGTAATATTGAAATACTATAAAGGGGATGACCGAATTCAAGATATCTATAAATTAAAAGCCCAGACAGTAAATTTTGTCAATGAAGAAATTCAAATTGAAAAATTATCTAAATCAGATTTTTATGAAGTAGATGCGGGAAATGGATGGAGAGAAATCAGGTTTACCTTTCCACAAGTACAAGTAGGCTCTATCATTGATTTTACCTATGTGAAGGCAGATAAGTCCATTTTATCAATTGATGGTTGGGTTTTTCAAAATGAAATCCCAACACTAAAATCAATCTATGACATTACCTTTCCGGAATTCATCTGGTACAAATCACTGAAACAAGGAATCAAAACCATTTCCCATGATTTCAAAACAAAAACTAAAGACAATTATAGATGGGAATTGGACAGCCTAAAAGGCTTTACTGCGGAACCTTATATGACACATTACAGGGATTATTTGGAAAAAGTAAGTTTTCAGCTGGAGGGCTATGAATATAGGGAGTTGGATAGTTTTGGCATGGATTTAAATCAATACAAATCACTTTTTGATTCCTGGCAAGATTTAACGGATTTCTTTGCCGATCGTTTAGAATTTAAAAGCTACTTGTCCCCAAAAAAGAAAACACAACAAATTACAGGTTTAGAAAGTGAAGGAACAGACACTTTAAAGCTAGCGATGGACATCTACGAACATGTCAGTGATGAATACCATTATTCCGGAATGTCTGCCATTGTTCCCTCAAAAGATTTTTCGGAAACAATCGAAAGTAAAAATGGAAATAGGGCAGAAATAAATTTGTCTCTTCTAGCGCATCTCAGAAATTATGGCATTATAGCTTATCCGGTTTTAATAAGTAGCAAAGGAAATGGAAGGTCCAACCTTGTACCCTTCCCTTTTGTAGACCAGTTTAATCAATTGATTGTAGTCACCTCTATTGCCAATAAAGTATATTATTTAGACGCCACTGATTCATCTATCCCTTTTGGATTTTTGCCTTCTCAATTTTTAGTTAATCAAGGTTTTCTTATGCTTGAGGAGAACAGTGGACTCATAGATATTCAAACCCACCACTCCTCAGGATACTTTGTGTTTGACAATATCCATATTGAGGATGAAGTCTCTTTAAAAAGAGAAACTGCCGTTAAAGCCATGGGCTTTGATGGTGTATACAATGCAGATCTATTTAACGCAGAAAACAACTCGAGTGATGCACTCAGGGAAAAGTTGATGACCAACGAACAAGGAAACCTTAATCCTGTCTTTACCTTTGAAAAGATTCCAAATACCAATCAAACTCTAATAAAATATACGACATCTAAAGAAATAGATAAAACTCAGAACTTATACATAAACCCATTCCAATTATTGAGATGGGAACCCAACCCATTTGTAAGATCCTCCAGAACTTTTCCTATCGATTTTGGATACCTATTTACGGACAGGTATGGGGCTAAAATTGAAATTCCTGCAGGCTATACTTTAGATGACTACCCTGAAAATGTAGCCATGACCTTACCCAGTGGAGCCATCTCTTTTTCATACAAAGTCAATATTATCAATGAAACAGCCATAATTAATTCAGTAATCACTGTTTCCAATCAATTAATTGGGCCCGAAGAGTACCCGGACCTAAAATACCTAATTGATATAATCTCAAGCAAATTTAAAGAGCCACTGGTTCTTGTAAAAAACCAAACTTTGGCACCTGAAAGTAATTCCGCTGAATAG
- a CDS encoding zinc-binding alcohol dehydrogenase family protein codes for MKIISCERPGEFESKETEVPQVKGGEVLVRIQQLGVCGTDLHAFAGNQAFFTYPRILGHEIAAKVVDANGSSLKAGAPVVVIPYLNCGDCGACKAGKTNCCEKLEVLGVHIDGAMQEYMALPESILLPTPQLTWDEMAIVEPLSVASHAVKRAGINKGDKVLVMGCGPIGLAIMVFATLAGAEVTALDINPWRLNLAKTKFNAIHSINALEIEKIASLKETYKNQYQFVFDATGNKRAMETGPYYAAHGGSYILVGLYKDQLSFHHPSIHAKELSILCSRNATKEDFLEVINTLAQKQFPTADYTTNKFGFTQTKEKFPELTEADNQVIKALINF; via the coding sequence ATGAAAATTATCAGTTGTGAACGTCCGGGCGAATTTGAGTCCAAAGAAACTGAAGTACCACAAGTCAAAGGCGGGGAGGTTTTAGTCCGCATCCAACAATTGGGGGTATGTGGCACTGATTTACATGCCTTTGCCGGAAACCAAGCATTTTTCACTTATCCCAGAATTCTTGGACATGAAATTGCTGCCAAAGTGGTAGATGCCAATGGCTCCTCTCTTAAAGCTGGAGCACCGGTGGTTGTTATCCCCTATTTAAATTGTGGTGACTGTGGAGCTTGTAAAGCAGGAAAAACGAATTGTTGCGAAAAACTGGAAGTTTTGGGTGTTCACATCGATGGAGCCATGCAAGAATACATGGCGTTACCGGAATCTATTCTCCTCCCTACTCCTCAATTAACCTGGGATGAAATGGCCATTGTTGAGCCCCTTTCTGTAGCATCACATGCTGTTAAACGTGCCGGAATCAATAAGGGGGACAAGGTTCTAGTGATGGGATGTGGCCCTATAGGGCTGGCCATTATGGTTTTTGCAACCTTGGCAGGTGCAGAGGTTACTGCGCTTGACATTAACCCTTGGAGATTAAACTTGGCTAAAACAAAATTTAACGCTATACATAGCATCAATGCGTTGGAAATAGAAAAAATAGCTTCTCTCAAAGAAACCTATAAAAATCAATATCAATTTGTATTCGATGCTACAGGGAACAAAAGGGCCATGGAGACAGGCCCTTATTATGCAGCGCATGGAGGCAGTTATATTTTAGTCGGCTTGTATAAAGATCAATTGTCTTTTCACCATCCTTCAATTCATGCCAAAGAATTAAGTATTCTTTGCAGTAGAAATGCTACAAAAGAGGATTTTCTTGAGGTCATTAATACCTTAGCACAAAAACAATTCCCTACAGCCGATTACACTACCAATAAGTTTGGTTTTACACAAACAAAGGAAAAGTTTCCTGAACTTACCGAAGCTGACAATCAGGTTATCAAAGCCTTAATTAATTTTTGA